Part of the Benincasa hispida cultivar B227 chromosome 11, ASM972705v1, whole genome shotgun sequence genome, GAACCTGGGAAGAAGCAAACGAGAAGCGCGCTTTAGAATCGCGGTTTCTTTGGGCCGAGTGGGTCACTCGCTCATCACAGTGGAGGTTTGCTTTTCTGCCAAGAAAACCTTTCAAGAAAAAGGGCTTAATAAGCTGCTGCTCCATTTCTGGGTGGGTTTAGCCTTTAGCACGGAAGCGCAAATTCGATTGAACTCGGAGAGACTGCAAAAATTCCGCCATGGATGTGATCAAGACGCAGCAAATATCATCGAGGCCAGTCGAGAAGGTCGTAGTTCACCCTCTGGTTTTACTCAGCATCGTCGATAACTACAACCGAGTCGCTAAGGAATCCCGCAAACGAGTTGTAGGAGTTTTACTCGGTAGCTCTTTCAAGGGCACCGTCGATGTTAGCAATAGCTATGCAGGTCCTTATTCTTTTCTCATACAGATTTCTCTCTCGCCTTTTGTTAAATATCTTGTTGTATTCTGTTTGGATCTGAATTTTCTAGTCGTTTGATTCGGTTTAATACCTGAAAGTGGATTCGggttgatttttattttaagggtTCTAGGAATCTGggtattttgttgggtatttgTCTGAATTTGACGTTAGTTGAACATAAATTAGAATTGGGCTATAGAGACTGGGAATGTACCTTTCTTGTGGTTGCCATGATTCGCGAAAAGGGCATGGAAAGAAGCGATTGTTTGAGCTTTGGTTTGCCTGGTTCGCAAAATCTTTTAGGTTGCCTCTCATTATGAACTAATTAGGGCATTCAGTTGCCTGCTTCGTACACCTGCTGTGGCTGTTACTCTTTTCACTGGAAATTCGTTGGTAACCTATACGATTGATTCGTGTAATTGGGAATTGCAGGTTTGAGGGTTTTGGTAGCCGAAGTTTTCAATACTTTAGGCACACACTGTTTAAAACTTTGGATATCTTTATAACATTAGTATTATCCATCTAACTCGTGATTGTTTGGACCTAGATCGaactattttatgttttagtttAGCTATAGtttctatagtttctatttccCTTTACTATAGTCTTTTGTGTTTTCGCATTCACTGTTCATGGTCTAGCCATGTATGGGTTCAGTGGGGTGGTTATTTTTCTGATTGTGGTAGTCAGCAAGTTCTTTTTTTAAGGACTATGTTAATTAGTCTTTATCTATGTTTAATGGTGACATTTATATGGTGTATGCTCATTATTTCAGTCCCCTTTGAAGAAGACGAGAAAGATCCAAGCATATGGTTTCTTGACCACAATTATCACGAATCGATGTTTTCAATGTTTAAGAGGATAAATGGTATTTTCTCTTGTTCTAGTACCTTTTGTGCTTTTTCTTTGGTTAGATTTCCTTGTTTATAACAGCCATGAATTTGTGGACGTGTCAGCTAAGGAGCACATTGTAGGTTGGTATAGCACAGGTCCAAAGCTACGGGAGAATGACCTGGATATTCACCAGTTGTTCCACAAGTAAGATCTTCGTATTTGTTTGGTGTTGAGGTTCTCAAACATTAATTTTCAAGTTCTCAAATTCTGCATTCTTAAAAACTACTCTGTTTTGTCTCCCTGTCCTCTCGTTGTCCTTTTTTCTAGTTTTCTGAgccaccttatttatttaattttataccaCCAATTTAGAACCTTATGGCCGGTCAGTGATGAATATCATATCCTGTTGACCAATGTTGTTTTACTGGTTTCTCTTTGAGATACTCATATCCTCTCTGGTGGATTGTTAGTTATGTACCAAATCCTGTGCTTGTGATTATTGATGTACAACCAAAGGAGCTGGGAATACCTACTAAAGCCTACTATGATGTTGAAGAAGTCAAAGAGGTATGGTGTTGACTATTATGACTTATGTTACCTTTTTTCCCCAAAAATATCAGATGCATTAGAGAGTTAATGGTTAtgaataaacaataaatatcaGTTTCTAATTGCCAATACATATCTTATAATTTGGGAAACAGAATGCTACCCAAAAGAGCCAGAAGATCTTTGTTCATGTACCTTCAGTTATCGCTGCCCATGAGGTTGAGGAAATTGGTGAGTGGTAAAATGAGATTCAAATCTTCATTTTAGGGTCTTTATCTTTTTTAACCTCGTAGCATTATTGGTTCGTCTAAATACAGGTGTGGAACACTTACTAAGGGATGTCAAGGATACCACCATAAGTACACTTGCCAATGAGGTTAATTTCCTTACCATTACTTGTCTTGCATTGCAGCCTCTTCAATCGGTTTCCTTTTCTTCAAACTGTTCCACAAGTTTTGTGATTGACTTGTATTTAGTTTTAAGTCTTGGATGAAAGCATTAGGTCGAAAAAACATTGACtaatataaaatgatattttataggTTACAGGAAAACTTACTGCTTTAAAAGGTTTGGATGCACGACTACGTGAGATTCGTGGCTACCTTGATCTTGTTATTGATGAGAAGCTTCCATTAAATCATGAGATTCTTTACCATTTACAGGTACCATTTTCTCTACCCTTTTCTTGCAGTTTTTATGCATGTCACATATTGATTTACCTGTGTTTGTAttatattatgtatttgatgatgtGCTTTCTGCACTATTTGTTTAATCAAAATGACAAATAGTCTGCAACTCCAAACACGTTTTCCACTTTTTGAAAAGGGATGCTTAGGTGCTGAGAGCATCTTTGCCTACGTAATCTGATGCCAAGCAAGGTAACCTAACTTGCAGTTCTGTAAATCAGAAAGATCCAGAGTTAAAAAAGGAAGAAACGTATATTAAGAAAAAATGTCTTGTATTCAAGTACCTTGCCTATGTGCTCCTCTTTCTTCCCTCTTTTGTTTGTTAATCAAACGTTATCTGACATAAGTTTTATTGGTTTAGTATTTACATACTTAAAAAAgttttcctatattttttttacttcataattTCATGTTGCACCTCACCTCACTCAAGCATTGGGGTGCTCGTGCCTTGAAAAGGCCTGGTTTTTCTTCTCATCTCAGAATGttcttatagttttaataaccGATGAATTGGAATGCCTTCGTAATTTGTGTTCAATTTGGACATcatgaaatcaaattttgtgGAATATAACTTCCTGGATATTGATATCTCATATATGTAAAATGACCTAAGACCTTTTGGTGATTtcatcaaagaaaaaagaacgGTCATGTAATAGACAGTCTCTATAAAGATCAATTGTTAGATGCATTCATCACATGTCTTGTGAATTTGTAACACACTCTATTGTGTAAGAACTTCCTCATTGTGGTTTGCTTTATTTACCACCGTGTTTTGTGCATTATGTGGTGCGATGGAACAGGCCAATTGGTGGTTATGATTGATAAGTTTCCACCCTAAAAGTATATACTGATGTTTAATTTCTACTCAAAATTGCAGGATGTATTCAACCTTCTTCCTAATCtaaatgtggcagagttgataAAATCGTTTGCAGGTAATAATACTAACTGAAGATTCTCCGTTGGCTTATTATAACATGTTTCCCTTAACGCCTTCATCTATATTTACCCTACTACTGTGCAGTAAAAACCAATGATATGATGCTGGTCATTTATCTTTCCTCACTCATCCGGAGTGTCATTGCACTTCATAATTTAATCAACAACAAGGTTAGTTCCTGTCATTTCCTGCAGATTTAGTTAGGATGTGTTTGGGATTATTTTTGTAACGGCTAAAATAGTTTTTGTCATGTTCTAAATCACTTTCAAACACGTCTGCCTTTATGCATACATATCGTATCAATTGGCTCATAATCATGCAAATCTGTTTTCCAGATGCTAAACAAAGAACATGAAAAGGCTGAGGATGCAAAACCAGCAATCGTCCCCGCAGTGTCTGGCAATTAACGTGCAGCTTCCATCAGCCCATTGAAATATCTGAGTCGAAGGAACTAGTTATCTGTTTGTTGGGTTCTCGATTGATgatgatatttttgttttatccaATTGGAAGAGATGGCTAGTTTCCCAGCATATGTATTTCCCTGACCATTTTTTGTTCAATGTTAATTGTACCCCCTCACTTTATTTGCCCAAATATATCATGATGTAGACCActcatttctctctctcattaAAGTGCCATTTGAAGTCAGGTTGAATGAAAGGAGTATAGAATCCTAAGCTCCAATTACTGAAATTATGTTGTAGAATCAAATGATTATTCGATTGGTTTTTGAAACTATCTAATCGTTCAATAGGTAAGAATATTTTCTCCTTGGTGGATCattgatattttcctttattcttTGTTTCTAAATTGTATTTGATCGTAATAATTGACCAAATATAatattcctttctttttttcaaacgtaataatgttaaattacaagtttagtctaTGAATTTggacatttatttttatttagtttatgaACTATAAAATCTGTCTAATAAACTTCTAAACATTCAATTTTGTGTTGGCCATggatattttctaaaattttcctAATtcttgatttagaattttatgtctaatagataACTTCATATTAATATCTTTAGAATATGTCCTTAGTTTTATTTCacacaaaattttaagttatattagatatttatataatttggggacttattagatattttttaatatttatgaattaaataaacacaGACTTTTTTGGAATCTAAACTCgtattttaatctattttataTCAATTATTCATTTAAGCTATTTGTGATATCAAGTTCACTGTATTTGTTCAAATAATAGGTTTATCATACTTAATTTTGTTAGGTAATCGATTGGAGTTGAGAGTTCTATTTGATGGTAGAATTAGAACTGGTGAGGAATTTTCTAGGGAAAAATATAATTGACGTTAATTATACCCTTGAAAGGTATAGaaatatacatcatttaaatattaggaaaaaaaatcgatacagtttttgaaaataagtttttccCCTAAATCTCATTATAATCTTCATTTTAGTTCCAATTTCAGCATAATTTccaattaattagaaaatatttataagaatttaaaatttaaagaaataagGGGGAGAAAGGATTCAATACGCGGTTAACAACGGCGGCGCGTCGGCACCAAACTATTGTACTGAAGATTTGAAGTTAGATTCAGATTGATTTCAGCTTGGACGTACCGAGTTACACATCTCTATTGTAAGAGTTTCCTCCCTTTCTTGTTTGTTCTTCGTCTCTGGTTTTTCTTGCATGGCTATGTGAACATATTCCGGCTCTGT contains:
- the LOC120089878 gene encoding 26S proteasome non-ATPase regulatory subunit 7 homolog A; protein product: MDVIKTQQISSRPVEKVVVHPLVLLSIVDNYNRVAKESRKRVVGVLLGSSFKGTVDVSNSYAVPFEEDEKDPSIWFLDHNYHESMFSMFKRINAKEHIVGWYSTGPKLRENDLDIHQLFHNYVPNPVLVIIDVQPKELGIPTKAYYDVEEVKENATQKSQKIFVHVPSVIAAHEVEEIGVEHLLRDVKDTTISTLANEVTGKLTALKGLDARLREIRGYLDLVIDEKLPLNHEILYHLQDVFNLLPNLNVAELIKSFAVKTNDMMLVIYLSSLIRSVIALHNLINNKMLNKEHEKAEDAKPAIVPAVSGN